A region of Subtercola boreus DNA encodes the following proteins:
- a CDS encoding FadR/GntR family transcriptional regulator, with the protein MSLGPIQVPRASDVLATTLREQILSGQFAQGEALPSERELIEYTQMSRTTVREALRMLESQGFVEMRTGRSGGPFARRPGSQAVEQSVRFAIQGEQTSETRLRETRQGVEPACAGLAAKYRTDEDLVRIDAATAAVDVAAASGSAEAFVLAKLEWHLAVSVASHNSLLIGFFKALATSIHEMADAGTLTDDLIAQTAAHHGPVVEAIRAQDVAAAESFMRSHIMADRHT; encoded by the coding sequence GTGTCGCTCGGTCCGATTCAGGTTCCCCGGGCATCCGATGTGCTCGCCACCACTCTTCGGGAACAGATTCTCAGCGGGCAGTTCGCCCAGGGCGAGGCCCTGCCGAGTGAGCGCGAGTTGATCGAGTACACGCAGATGAGCCGCACGACGGTGCGCGAGGCACTGCGGATGCTGGAGTCCCAAGGGTTTGTCGAGATGCGCACGGGCCGATCAGGAGGTCCGTTTGCGCGGCGCCCTGGCTCGCAAGCAGTCGAACAGTCGGTGAGATTCGCCATCCAGGGCGAACAGACGAGTGAGACGCGCCTACGCGAGACGCGGCAGGGTGTCGAACCGGCCTGCGCCGGGCTGGCCGCCAAGTACCGCACCGACGAAGATCTGGTGCGCATCGATGCGGCGACGGCAGCTGTCGATGTAGCGGCAGCAAGCGGATCGGCCGAAGCCTTCGTGCTCGCCAAGCTGGAGTGGCACCTCGCCGTCTCAGTGGCAAGCCACAACAGTCTTCTCATCGGTTTTTTCAAGGCGCTGGCGACCTCGATCCATGAGATGGCCGACGCCGGCACGCTCACCGACGATCTCATCGCCCAAACGGCAGCCCACCACGGTCCAGTTGTCGAAGCGATCCGGGCGCAGGATGTTGCGGCTGCCGAAAGCTTCATGCGGTCCCACATCATGGCAGATCGCCACACCTGA
- a CDS encoding aldehyde dehydrogenase family protein produces MTATMPQRVTAITLPERSVFIDGSFREVDGATAAVVNPATEETIATVASVGAEIVESVLAAARRGFETWSRTSVSDRADALDRIADAMERHGAELAAIATSEIGMPIRDARAGQVDLPVRVLRSTAAIAREYPWDRRDGAGSSIVREAAGVVLAITPWNFPVHQIITKLAPALAAGCSIILKPAELTPLTALFVAALCDEAGIPRGVVNVVTGRGSVLGEALLQSRGYEVVTFTGSLAVGRHIGAVAGDAIVRATLELGGKSPAIVLADADLQTAVETTVRNCFVNAGQKCNAPTRLLVPRERTDEAAQIAARVAESYVIGDPTKESTTMGPMVSAAQRDIVSGFLGDAAEQGARIVTGGERDRWNRGFFISPAIVSNASRDSRIAVDEVFGPVLTVLGYDGEADAVTLANDSEYGLSAEVWSADPGKASAVARQIRAGQVRINGVRTPALPVSPFGGYKRSGLGRELGVFALDEFVEIKAVLGDPILDAGTGADAAVNVASGPVVRA; encoded by the coding sequence ATGACCGCCACGATGCCGCAGAGAGTCACGGCCATCACACTTCCGGAGCGTTCCGTGTTCATCGACGGCTCGTTCCGTGAGGTCGACGGCGCCACGGCGGCAGTGGTCAATCCGGCGACGGAGGAGACGATCGCGACGGTGGCGAGCGTCGGCGCCGAGATCGTCGAGTCGGTACTCGCCGCGGCCAGGCGCGGCTTCGAGACGTGGTCCCGTACCTCTGTCTCCGATCGCGCGGACGCACTTGATCGCATTGCAGATGCCATGGAGCGCCACGGCGCGGAGTTGGCAGCGATCGCGACCTCCGAGATCGGGATGCCCATCCGGGATGCCCGGGCCGGCCAGGTGGATCTTCCGGTGCGGGTGCTGCGTTCGACCGCCGCGATCGCGCGCGAGTACCCCTGGGACCGCCGCGACGGCGCGGGGAGTTCGATCGTGCGCGAGGCAGCCGGTGTGGTCCTCGCGATCACTCCGTGGAATTTTCCCGTGCACCAGATCATCACGAAACTCGCTCCGGCACTGGCTGCCGGATGCTCGATCATCCTGAAACCGGCCGAACTGACGCCGCTCACCGCACTCTTCGTCGCAGCCTTGTGCGATGAGGCAGGAATCCCGCGCGGCGTCGTCAACGTGGTCACCGGCCGCGGCTCCGTTCTCGGCGAGGCTCTTCTGCAGTCGCGCGGGTATGAGGTCGTCACTTTCACCGGTTCGCTCGCGGTGGGCCGTCATATCGGCGCCGTGGCGGGAGACGCGATCGTGAGGGCGACGCTGGAGCTCGGCGGCAAGTCACCGGCTATCGTGCTCGCCGACGCCGACCTGCAGACCGCCGTCGAGACCACCGTTCGCAACTGTTTCGTCAACGCTGGCCAGAAGTGCAACGCGCCGACCCGTCTGCTCGTACCCCGGGAACGGACGGACGAGGCCGCCCAGATCGCTGCCCGGGTTGCAGAATCGTACGTCATCGGCGACCCCACCAAGGAGTCGACCACGATGGGGCCGATGGTCTCCGCTGCACAACGCGACATCGTGTCGGGATTCCTCGGGGATGCCGCCGAGCAGGGCGCACGCATTGTGACCGGCGGCGAGCGGGACCGCTGGAACCGCGGCTTCTTCATCTCCCCTGCGATCGTGTCGAATGCGTCGCGGGACTCGCGCATCGCGGTCGACGAAGTGTTCGGCCCCGTTCTCACGGTTCTCGGCTACGACGGAGAGGCTGACGCCGTCACGCTGGCGAACGACAGTGAGTACGGGCTCTCCGCCGAGGTGTGGTCGGCCGATCCGGGGAAGGCCTCGGCTGTCGCCCGGCAGATCCGTGCGGGCCAGGTTCGGATCAACGGGGTACGGACCCCCGCGCTGCCGGTATCGCCCTTCGGCGGCTACAAGCGCTCGGGTCTGGGCCGCGAGCTCGGAGTGTTCGCGCTCGACGAATTCGTGGAGATCAAGGCCGTGCTGGGCGACCCGATCCTCGATGCGGGCACGGGCGCGGACGCGGCTGTGAACGTGGCCTCGGGCCCCGTGGTGCGCGCATGA
- a CDS encoding zinc-binding dehydrogenase, producing MKAAVAWSPSSGFEVSEVRHRDPGPDDVVVRIRAAGICQTDISLAHGSFGQAFPVVLGHEGAGEIIAVGSRVSSVGVGDRVVITWVPPCGHCYFCTRGETYICAHRRSAGDQKEGPADIQAADGTPIVAGMSTATFAEEAVLPENAVLPLPDDVPFEEAALLGCAVPTGLGAALNAARIRSGETVLVVGCGAVGLSAIQGARIAGAARIVAIDPQQRRRDLATELGADVAFAPDDDELRASVDPVGFDVAIDAVGHSSTIRSAWDATRRGGRVVVVGAGKADDLVEFSALELFHAEKTLRGTFYGSSDMKRDLPRMIDLWRGGRLKLAPLIDDVVNLDALANAAVRQQSGDVLRVMVTP from the coding sequence ATGAAGGCGGCGGTCGCCTGGTCGCCGTCATCGGGCTTCGAGGTCAGCGAGGTGCGGCACCGCGATCCCGGCCCCGATGACGTCGTCGTGCGCATCCGCGCGGCCGGCATCTGCCAGACCGACATCTCGCTCGCGCACGGCTCGTTCGGGCAGGCGTTCCCTGTCGTGCTCGGGCACGAGGGCGCCGGCGAGATCATCGCGGTGGGCAGCCGGGTGTCGTCGGTCGGGGTCGGCGACCGCGTCGTCATCACCTGGGTGCCGCCGTGCGGTCACTGCTACTTCTGTACGCGCGGGGAGACCTACATCTGTGCTCACAGGCGGAGCGCCGGCGACCAGAAGGAGGGGCCGGCCGATATCCAGGCCGCCGATGGCACACCCATAGTCGCCGGGATGTCCACTGCCACGTTCGCCGAGGAGGCGGTCCTTCCCGAGAATGCGGTGCTCCCGCTGCCCGACGATGTGCCGTTCGAAGAGGCTGCGCTGCTCGGCTGCGCGGTGCCGACCGGACTCGGTGCTGCGCTGAACGCAGCACGCATCAGATCTGGTGAGACGGTGCTGGTGGTCGGCTGCGGGGCGGTCGGGTTGAGCGCCATACAGGGAGCCCGGATCGCCGGCGCCGCCCGGATCGTCGCGATCGATCCGCAGCAGAGGCGACGGGACCTGGCCACCGAGCTCGGCGCCGACGTCGCCTTCGCTCCCGACGATGACGAACTCCGGGCATCCGTCGATCCCGTCGGCTTCGATGTGGCGATAGACGCCGTCGGGCATTCGAGCACCATCCGCTCAGCATGGGATGCCACGCGCCGCGGTGGCCGCGTTGTGGTCGTCGGGGCGGGAAAGGCCGACGATCTGGTCGAGTTCAGCGCGCTCGAGCTCTTCCACGCCGAGAAGACGCTCCGCGGAACGTTCTACGGTTCCTCCGACATGAAGCGCGACCTGCCGCGGATGATCGACCTCTGGCGCGGCGGGCGCCTGAAGCTCGCGCCGCTCATCGATGATGTCGTCAACCTCGACGCACTGGCGAACGCCGCCGTGCGCCAGCAGTCCGGCGATGTCCTCCGCGTGATGGTGACACCGTGA
- a CDS encoding SDR family NAD(P)-dependent oxidoreductase — MPSERRHALEEHHEPLSDLGEKYGDAVLPLRLDVTDRAQVNAAVKAAHDTFGRLDVVINNAGYGLFGTVEEITQQQLHDQLETNLFGVFNVTQAVLPLMREQGSGHTGSASPSGPSGRPSLAKPKAGSTTRPPGRVDRSAPLLDQVTW; from the coding sequence GTGCCGTCAGAGAGACGTCACGCACTGGAGGAGCATCATGAGCCCCTGAGCGACCTGGGCGAGAAGTACGGCGACGCCGTTCTGCCGCTGCGGCTCGATGTAACCGACCGCGCCCAAGTGAACGCGGCAGTGAAGGCCGCGCACGACACCTTTGGTCGGCTCGACGTCGTGATCAACAACGCTGGCTACGGACTCTTCGGCACCGTCGAGGAGATCACACAGCAGCAGCTCCACGACCAGCTGGAGACGAACCTGTTCGGCGTCTTCAACGTCACCCAGGCGGTGCTCCCTCTTATGCGCGAGCAGGGCTCGGGCCATACCGGCAGCGCCTCGCCGAGTGGGCCGAGTGGGCGCCCGTCTCTCGCGAAGCCGAAGGCAGGTAGCACCACCAGACCCCCGGGGCGGGTCGATCGGTCCGCCCCTCTCCTCGATCAGGTCACCTGGTGA
- a CDS encoding acetate--CoA ligase family protein, whose product MVTTSSPTSERPVGADAIARLLRPRRIAMVGASDGNLFSRRAFAQYERIAEQPIAIVNPRSPIVHGVETVARCQDVEGGIDLALMLTPQRFTIASLRDAAEAGASAAAIMSQGWAEEDEDGRVRQAELVAVAEQLGITLLGPNHLGFVNLWDRSAATALGLNLPAEPGAFALVSQSGAVGSSLVGYASRHDVNFSFVVTTGNEAMVSIADVVDYLVDDEHTKAIGVFAETIRKPATFIAAARRAAELGKAIVVLKAGSSELAARTAQAHTGALVGDDRVIDAMLRQEGVIRVRTLEDLVTIGNLCAHTGPLKKSGVAVLSVSGGACDLIADRGQEVGLDLPALSASAYSRLAEVLPPYGHPQNPLDVTGGALAKPEVWRRGIEVMADEQEIGFVGIVTSLPTSGEPQRDMTFQVVGEALRETGLAGAIFPQLDQDQSEYVRQVKAASGIENVLPSVDRFTVAAAALSRWSTWLRERVAPVGAHEADATSARLASLVPGAAVSEYSARGIAIAGNVPLVPASLATDAAEAIAAARDIQGPVVLKICSAEVAHKTELGGVLLDVAGDDAVGAGFEALTERARQAGVNLEGVLVSPFRKGGIELLVGVTRDPDWGLVLAVAFGGALVELLDDSALRLLPVSRAEVLRMLGELRGSRLLSGFRGSDAVDLDQVANAVVAIADTALALGPDLESFEVNPLRVSADAVEGLDVLITVRASS is encoded by the coding sequence ATGGTCACCACCAGTTCCCCCACCAGCGAACGCCCTGTCGGCGCCGATGCGATAGCTCGGCTGCTCCGCCCGAGACGCATCGCGATGGTCGGTGCGAGTGATGGCAACCTCTTCTCGAGGCGGGCGTTCGCCCAGTACGAACGGATCGCGGAGCAGCCGATCGCCATCGTGAATCCACGGAGCCCGATCGTGCACGGCGTCGAGACAGTCGCCCGGTGCCAGGACGTGGAAGGGGGAATAGACCTCGCGCTGATGCTCACTCCGCAGCGGTTCACCATCGCCAGCCTCAGGGATGCGGCCGAGGCTGGCGCCAGCGCAGCCGCGATCATGAGTCAGGGCTGGGCGGAGGAAGATGAAGACGGCCGGGTCAGGCAGGCGGAGCTGGTGGCCGTGGCCGAGCAGCTCGGAATCACCCTTCTCGGGCCCAACCACCTCGGCTTCGTCAACCTGTGGGACCGCTCGGCAGCGACGGCCCTCGGTTTGAACCTCCCAGCAGAACCCGGCGCGTTCGCGCTCGTGTCGCAGAGCGGTGCCGTCGGCTCGTCCCTCGTGGGCTATGCCTCACGTCACGACGTGAACTTCAGCTTCGTCGTCACCACCGGAAACGAGGCAATGGTGTCGATCGCGGATGTGGTCGACTACCTCGTCGACGACGAGCACACCAAGGCGATCGGTGTGTTCGCGGAGACGATCCGGAAACCGGCGACGTTCATCGCTGCTGCACGTCGCGCCGCAGAGCTCGGCAAAGCGATCGTCGTGCTGAAGGCCGGATCGAGCGAGCTGGCGGCGCGGACCGCCCAAGCCCACACGGGTGCCCTCGTCGGCGACGACCGGGTGATCGACGCCATGCTCCGCCAAGAGGGCGTGATCCGGGTGCGCACCCTGGAAGACCTTGTGACCATCGGCAACCTGTGTGCACACACCGGCCCCCTGAAGAAGAGCGGGGTCGCAGTGCTGTCGGTCTCGGGCGGCGCCTGCGACCTCATCGCCGACCGTGGCCAGGAGGTCGGGCTCGACCTGCCCGCCCTGTCCGCGTCGGCTTATTCGCGTCTCGCCGAGGTGCTGCCACCGTACGGGCATCCGCAGAACCCGCTTGACGTCACAGGTGGAGCGCTTGCGAAGCCGGAGGTGTGGCGGCGTGGCATCGAGGTGATGGCAGATGAACAGGAGATCGGGTTCGTTGGAATCGTGACGTCGCTGCCGACCTCCGGCGAGCCGCAGCGGGACATGACCTTCCAGGTCGTCGGTGAGGCGCTGAGGGAGACGGGGCTGGCCGGGGCGATCTTCCCCCAGCTCGACCAGGACCAGTCGGAGTATGTGCGCCAGGTCAAAGCCGCCTCGGGTATCGAGAACGTGCTGCCGAGTGTCGATCGTTTCACCGTTGCCGCTGCGGCACTCTCGCGCTGGTCGACGTGGTTGCGCGAACGTGTCGCGCCGGTGGGTGCTCATGAGGCGGATGCCACTTCGGCTCGGCTCGCCTCGTTGGTCCCGGGCGCCGCTGTCAGCGAGTACTCCGCACGGGGGATCGCGATCGCCGGGAACGTGCCATTGGTTCCCGCCAGCCTGGCGACCGACGCGGCCGAGGCGATTGCAGCGGCCCGCGACATCCAAGGCCCGGTCGTGCTGAAGATCTGTTCGGCCGAGGTCGCCCACAAGACCGAGCTGGGCGGAGTTCTGCTCGACGTTGCGGGTGACGACGCAGTCGGAGCAGGCTTCGAGGCTCTCACCGAACGGGCCCGGCAGGCGGGCGTGAACCTTGAGGGTGTGCTGGTGAGCCCGTTCAGAAAGGGCGGGATCGAACTGCTGGTGGGCGTCACGCGGGACCCTGACTGGGGGTTGGTTCTGGCCGTTGCATTCGGGGGTGCGCTGGTGGAACTTCTCGATGACAGTGCGCTTCGCCTGCTCCCGGTCTCGCGCGCCGAAGTGCTTCGGATGCTCGGTGAGTTGCGCGGATCGCGACTGCTGTCCGGGTTCCGCGGTTCAGACGCGGTCGATCTGGACCAGGTCGCAAACGCGGTCGTCGCGATCGCCGACACGGCGCTCGCGCTCGGGCCCGATCTGGAGTCGTTCGAGGTGAATCCCTTGCGGGTCTCCGCGGATGCAGTCGAGGGTCTGGACGTGCTGATCACGGTGCGAGCCTCATCGTGA
- a CDS encoding tyrosine-protein phosphatase, translating into MIAGVQNLRDLGGTVAAGGAVVAPGRLYRAELLTDTSPNESNATWTEAVDEGVALLGLAAVIDLRSVPEKNVSPSRWVRDGTLYVEIPIDDGAPGSSTDLMKAVLAGTRDLFTVDDMELYYRSMLAGRAVELATGVAAIADAAGAPVLVHCSAGKDRTGVLIAMVLDLLGVARDDVLSDYEETGRRRPDRVLEYTALFARHGLTVEQVRPMFETPRRALAGALADVDERYGSVEAYLSERGGLEAGTADRLRSALLTER; encoded by the coding sequence GTGATCGCGGGCGTGCAGAACCTCCGCGACCTCGGCGGCACGGTGGCTGCTGGCGGTGCGGTTGTCGCACCCGGTCGACTGTACCGCGCCGAGTTACTGACGGACACGAGCCCGAACGAGTCCAACGCCACCTGGACAGAGGCTGTCGACGAGGGTGTCGCACTGCTCGGCCTGGCGGCTGTCATCGACCTGCGGTCGGTGCCGGAGAAGAACGTGAGCCCCTCGCGCTGGGTTCGAGACGGCACGCTCTACGTCGAGATCCCCATCGACGACGGGGCACCCGGAAGTTCGACTGACCTGATGAAGGCGGTGCTGGCCGGCACCCGGGACCTGTTCACAGTCGACGACATGGAGCTCTACTACCGGTCCATGCTCGCCGGTCGCGCCGTCGAACTGGCAACCGGCGTCGCGGCGATCGCCGACGCCGCTGGGGCGCCGGTGCTGGTGCACTGCTCTGCGGGCAAGGACCGCACGGGTGTGCTCATCGCGATGGTGCTCGACCTTCTGGGCGTGGCGCGGGACGACGTTCTCTCCGATTACGAGGAGACCGGTCGGAGGCGACCCGACAGGGTGCTGGAGTACACAGCGCTCTTCGCTCGCCACGGGCTCACCGTCGAACAGGTGCGACCGATGTTCGAGACCCCGCGGAGGGCCCTCGCCGGGGCTCTGGCCGACGTGGATGAGAGGTACGGCTCGGTCGAGGCCTACCTCTCGGAGCGGGGCGGGCTCGAAGCGGGCACGGCCGACCGACTTCGGTCAGCACTCCTCACCGAACGCTAG
- a CDS encoding TetR family transcriptional regulator: MQGYDGTTVDQIAAAAGMSKRTFFRYFPSKDDLVIGKYDLFADRMAEAFDERPVDEPVWCSASSNS; the protein is encoded by the coding sequence CTGCAGGGATATGACGGTACGACCGTCGATCAGATCGCCGCCGCCGCGGGCATGTCCAAGCGCACATTCTTCCGGTACTTCCCGTCGAAGGATGACCTCGTGATCGGTAAGTACGACCTCTTCGCTGATCGAATGGCCGAAGCGTTCGACGAGCGACCAGTGGACGAGCCGGTGTGGTGCAGCGCGTCCAGCAACTCCTGA
- a CDS encoding cytochrome P450 codes for MTITPTALPPALDLMDSRIYTEGRQDSTFRALRAADPVHWQDANDNGPGFWSLTRYQDIRDAAADPERLSSAQGTQIFDRKVEGHGKASLHNMDDPEHAALRKITVPYLRAVKIQQWNEVIASTTHHLFDDAVAAGEFDLVDTVAAKLPMLVLSRVLGVDEADAPRMVDWTNRLTSSDPDHQVDSSALETTRSELFDYFRWLSDQRRAEPTNDLVSILVNGSKDGSPLTWDELAAYYVVLVAAGNETTRHLVSGGTIALAENPGTWQRVIDDESLLPTAVEEMFRYVSPVAAMRRTATVTHEIGGSEVQEGDKVVLWFAAGNRDPEVFEHPEVFDITRTPNEHITFGWGVHFCLGTHLARAELRSYFGEQRARRIDFELTGEPVRVRNNLFRGWSSVPVRIVQR; via the coding sequence ATGACGATCACACCCACGGCGCTGCCGCCAGCGCTGGACCTAATGGATTCGCGAATCTATACGGAAGGGCGGCAGGACTCGACGTTCAGGGCCCTGCGTGCCGCCGATCCGGTGCACTGGCAGGATGCGAACGACAACGGACCGGGGTTCTGGAGCCTCACTCGCTACCAGGACATCCGGGACGCTGCTGCGGACCCCGAGCGCCTGAGTTCGGCGCAGGGAACCCAGATCTTCGACCGCAAGGTGGAGGGACACGGCAAAGCCAGCCTGCACAACATGGATGACCCGGAGCATGCTGCACTTCGGAAGATCACCGTTCCCTATCTTCGTGCCGTGAAGATCCAGCAGTGGAACGAGGTCATCGCCTCGACCACCCATCATCTCTTCGACGATGCGGTTGCGGCCGGTGAGTTCGATCTCGTCGACACCGTGGCCGCGAAGCTCCCCATGCTCGTGCTGTCACGGGTGCTCGGAGTCGATGAGGCCGACGCGCCCCGGATGGTCGACTGGACCAATCGACTGACCAGTTCCGATCCCGACCACCAGGTCGACTCCTCTGCGCTCGAGACGACCCGGAGCGAGTTGTTCGACTACTTCCGCTGGCTGAGCGACCAGAGGCGGGCCGAGCCGACCAACGATCTGGTGAGCATCCTCGTCAACGGCAGCAAGGACGGCTCTCCGCTGACCTGGGACGAACTGGCGGCCTATTACGTTGTGCTCGTCGCAGCCGGCAACGAGACCACTCGTCACCTGGTTTCGGGCGGAACGATCGCGTTGGCGGAGAATCCCGGCACCTGGCAGCGGGTCATCGACGACGAGTCCCTGCTGCCGACGGCTGTGGAGGAGATGTTCCGCTACGTTTCCCCCGTGGCGGCGATGCGGCGCACAGCGACCGTCACCCATGAGATCGGCGGAAGCGAAGTCCAGGAGGGCGACAAGGTCGTGTTGTGGTTCGCGGCCGGCAACCGCGATCCGGAGGTGTTCGAGCATCCGGAGGTCTTCGACATCACCCGCACGCCCAACGAGCACATCACCTTCGGGTGGGGAGTGCACTTCTGCCTGGGCACCCACCTCGCCCGCGCCGAACTGCGCTCGTACTTCGGGGAGCAGCGCGCGCGCCGGATCGACTTCGAACTGACCGGCGAACCCGTGCGGGTGCGGAACAACCTGTTCCGTGGCTGGTCGTCGGTGCCTGTGCGGATCGTTCAGCGATGA
- a CDS encoding site-specific integrase, with amino-acid sequence MVTIADLTVGERWVYFDSKRGAVEVIVHTLGRRLPERVKVEFVTDEFEGQTEWIPPTRLKVPWDQADTFEPASIPRREYGSGSVYRDGQGRWNAVVSIRSSDGKRRRRAARSKSEAVVRAKLGGLLVESKLAAEAYDLARRSVGHPTVAEWLDEWFRTIATRKIRPKTAATYRTVITKQIVPHIGDIPLVALKPSDVRGLDAAIISDGRSSTTSAQAYRILSVALKYAVREEIIPRNVAELVDSPRRAINRNSALTVEQCRRVIAAATGDPLESLWVAVLLTGARQGELLGLEHSRVSDFLEVSWQLQRLPWQHGCGDTCGRIRGTDCSSRRVVAPADWECRYLQGGFWLTRPKSVAGARLIPLIEPLKALMNDHISADEGPNPHGLVWHEKNGAPIDPGVQSRKWHALLVAAGVPDMRLHDGRHSAVDLMYESGMPEDIIRQIVGHSTTEMTRAYRSQRAGARLSNAMGSLEAMMRNTE; translated from the coding sequence ATGGTGACGATTGCTGACCTGACCGTTGGCGAGCGGTGGGTCTACTTCGATTCGAAGCGAGGAGCAGTCGAGGTGATTGTCCACACGCTCGGTCGAAGGTTGCCAGAACGAGTGAAGGTCGAGTTCGTTACCGATGAGTTCGAGGGCCAGACTGAGTGGATCCCGCCCACCCGGTTGAAAGTCCCATGGGATCAGGCAGACACGTTCGAACCGGCCTCTATCCCGCGTCGGGAGTATGGATCCGGATCGGTTTATCGGGACGGGCAGGGCAGGTGGAACGCGGTCGTTTCTATACGCTCGTCCGACGGCAAACGTCGACGTCGGGCCGCTAGGTCCAAGTCAGAGGCTGTCGTACGCGCGAAGCTAGGGGGTCTTTTGGTCGAGTCCAAGTTGGCCGCAGAGGCATACGACCTGGCGAGACGGTCGGTCGGTCATCCTACGGTCGCGGAGTGGCTCGATGAGTGGTTCAGGACCATCGCAACCCGCAAGATACGGCCGAAGACCGCCGCCACCTACCGGACCGTCATAACGAAGCAGATCGTGCCGCACATCGGAGACATTCCCCTTGTGGCGCTGAAGCCGTCGGATGTCCGAGGCCTTGACGCGGCGATCATTTCGGACGGCCGTTCGTCCACAACGTCAGCTCAGGCGTACCGGATCCTGTCGGTCGCGCTGAAGTACGCCGTGCGCGAGGAGATCATTCCCCGGAACGTCGCCGAACTGGTGGACTCTCCCCGTCGTGCTATCAATCGGAACAGCGCCCTAACGGTCGAGCAGTGCCGGCGGGTCATTGCCGCGGCGACGGGTGACCCGCTCGAATCGCTGTGGGTCGCCGTCCTCCTCACGGGCGCCAGACAGGGCGAACTCCTGGGGCTCGAACATTCTCGAGTCTCTGACTTCTTGGAGGTCTCGTGGCAGCTTCAGCGCCTCCCCTGGCAGCATGGCTGTGGCGACACGTGTGGACGAATCCGCGGCACCGACTGCTCGTCGCGTCGCGTCGTTGCGCCGGCTGATTGGGAGTGCCGTTACCTGCAGGGAGGCTTCTGGCTGACCCGTCCAAAGTCCGTTGCGGGCGCGCGACTCATTCCTCTCATCGAACCACTCAAGGCACTGATGAACGACCACATCTCTGCAGACGAGGGTCCGAACCCGCACGGGCTGGTCTGGCATGAGAAGAACGGAGCTCCGATTGACCCGGGCGTCCAGTCCCGCAAATGGCACGCCCTACTGGTTGCGGCGGGCGTCCCGGACATGCGCCTGCACGACGGCCGTCACTCCGCCGTCGATCTGATGTACGAGTCCGGGATGCCGGAAGACATCATCAGGCAAATCGTTGGCCACTCCACCACCGAGATGACACGTGCCTACCGATCGCAGCGTGCAGGAGCACGGCTCAGTAACGCGATGGGAAGTCTAGAAGCGATGATGAGAAACACCGAATAG